Proteins encoded within one genomic window of Rubripirellula tenax:
- a CDS encoding glycosyltransferase family 39 protein, whose amino-acid sequence MDENKKLFGGAHSVMMASRATRGERTEKPTRWIWYVFFAAILVRGGVAGVCLAQFREDPDAYRAIATTLSQSGVFGLTGPDGGTRPTAFRPPLYPYLLSWTTSDVVPVAVLHTLLGAATAVMVFLAAFHAFGDQRVGAFAAAWVIVDPVLLQQSTLVMTETLAVALVSATLYRISVAVRHGFDWKQSVFIGVLLALAYLCRPTFLVWAVLIIAGLLWAGYRRAFSSTRTRWVPSVVVTIIIAGTMGLWMMRNERAVGHPMWATTHGGYTLLLANNPMFYDHLRSERSRQVWDAQSFLDAYDHRYEGDPTTESFWKENWAAAGDPIYPSDTTEVNDDRLCGAAAKALIARQPAMFVWSCFVRVWSLWTPFPHVTPTRSAAATFAIGGYYLAFAGAVLVGLWRWRQSSVPWRTTLFWSIAAMVVTLSAVHAVYWSNLRMRAPAIPGLAIIAGACLYAVDRNRNPEGAKTDVADL is encoded by the coding sequence GTGGACGAAAACAAGAAACTCTTCGGCGGCGCACATTCTGTGATGATGGCAAGTCGGGCGACTCGTGGCGAGCGGACAGAGAAACCGACAAGGTGGATCTGGTACGTGTTTTTCGCAGCGATCCTGGTGCGTGGCGGCGTCGCCGGTGTCTGTCTTGCTCAATTTCGCGAGGACCCAGATGCCTACCGAGCGATCGCGACGACCCTTTCCCAGTCGGGTGTCTTCGGCCTGACTGGTCCCGATGGTGGCACCCGACCCACCGCATTCCGACCGCCTCTTTACCCTTACCTTTTGTCGTGGACGACGTCGGATGTCGTGCCCGTCGCCGTCCTGCACACGTTGCTGGGGGCCGCGACTGCGGTGATGGTGTTCCTGGCCGCTTTCCATGCGTTCGGTGATCAACGAGTCGGTGCGTTCGCCGCCGCGTGGGTCATCGTCGATCCCGTGTTGCTGCAACAGTCGACATTGGTGATGACGGAAACGCTTGCCGTTGCCCTGGTGTCGGCGACGTTGTACCGCATCAGCGTCGCGGTCCGACACGGTTTCGATTGGAAACAGTCCGTGTTCATCGGCGTCCTGCTTGCGCTTGCCTATCTATGTCGGCCGACGTTTTTGGTTTGGGCCGTGTTGATCATCGCAGGGTTGTTGTGGGCGGGTTATCGTCGGGCGTTTTCAAGCACAAGGACGCGTTGGGTTCCGTCGGTTGTTGTGACGATCATCATAGCGGGCACGATGGGACTTTGGATGATGCGCAACGAGCGCGCCGTCGGTCATCCGATGTGGGCGACGACGCACGGCGGTTACACTTTGCTGCTGGCCAACAATCCGATGTTCTACGACCACTTGCGATCGGAACGATCTCGGCAAGTCTGGGATGCTCAATCGTTTCTGGATGCGTACGACCATCGCTATGAAGGTGATCCGACGACCGAATCATTTTGGAAAGAAAATTGGGCCGCTGCCGGCGATCCGATCTATCCGTCCGATACAACGGAAGTCAACGATGACAGACTGTGCGGTGCTGCGGCGAAGGCTTTGATCGCACGCCAACCGGCGATGTTCGTTTGGTCGTGCTTCGTTCGTGTGTGGAGTCTTTGGACGCCGTTCCCTCACGTCACGCCGACCCGATCGGCCGCCGCAACGTTCGCGATCGGAGGTTACTATTTGGCGTTTGCCGGTGCCGTTTTGGTTGGGCTGTGGCGTTGGCGGCAAAGCAGTGTGCCGTGGCGAACGACTTTGTTTTGGTCCATCGCCGCGATGGTGGTTACGCTATCGGCGGTTCACGCGGTTTACTGGAGCAACCTGAGGATGCGTGCGCCCGCGATTCCCGGACTCGCGATCATCGCAGGCGCGTGTTTGTACGCGGTGGATCGCAACCGCAATCCCGAAGGAGCAAAGACCGATGTGGCCGACCTTTGA
- a CDS encoding potassium channel family protein, which yields MKKTYGIVLPREAHTTRPFEHRSRRTLRNGLTFFGATFLIATAGYVLAGWNWVDSIYMVTLTIFGVGYGEVHPIETVWMKWFTMGVICAGCSSLIYVIGGIVQMLTEGEIEEIMGIRQRSREIDSLMDHTIICGYGRVGQMLATELSLQGQQLLVLDCDSHRVDQAIADGFLALEGNAVEDEALQDAGIFRAATLATVLPDDAANVFITLTARDLCETICIIARAECPTTERKLIRGGATHVVMPAAIGAIRIAQLACNVDGGRENLPEDRYRMLNSQVRKDACKVILPSTTVGPETESSVQLDVAELAELASGLTKSMDKHATDRAAAK from the coding sequence ATGAAGAAAACCTACGGAATCGTATTGCCCCGAGAGGCGCATACGACGAGGCCGTTTGAGCACAGGTCGAGGCGAACGCTTCGCAACGGCTTGACCTTTTTTGGTGCGACATTCTTGATTGCAACCGCCGGTTACGTCTTGGCTGGGTGGAATTGGGTCGACTCGATCTACATGGTGACACTCACCATTTTCGGAGTCGGCTACGGGGAAGTCCATCCGATCGAAACGGTGTGGATGAAGTGGTTCACGATGGGAGTGATCTGCGCGGGGTGTTCATCGCTGATCTATGTGATCGGCGGCATCGTACAAATGTTGACAGAAGGCGAAATCGAAGAAATTATGGGCATTCGACAACGATCACGCGAAATCGATTCGCTGATGGATCACACAATCATTTGCGGCTACGGGCGAGTCGGCCAAATGTTGGCAACGGAATTGTCGCTGCAAGGGCAACAGCTGCTGGTTCTCGATTGCGACTCGCATCGGGTCGACCAGGCGATCGCTGATGGATTCTTGGCACTCGAAGGCAACGCCGTCGAAGACGAAGCACTGCAAGACGCAGGCATCTTTCGCGCCGCAACCCTGGCAACGGTTCTGCCTGATGATGCCGCGAACGTCTTCATCACACTTACAGCTCGCGACCTTTGTGAAACGATTTGCATCATCGCCCGAGCCGAATGTCCGACCACGGAACGGAAGCTGATTCGTGGCGGTGCAACGCATGTTGTCATGCCAGCCGCGATCGGTGCGATTCGTATCGCGCAGCTCGCATGCAACGTTGACGGCGGTCGGGAAAACTTGCCCGAAGATCGATACCGGATGTTGAATTCACAGGTGCGCAAAGACGCTTGCAAGGTCATTCTGCCCAGCACAACCGTCGGACCGGAAACCGAATCATCCGTCCAATTGGATGTCGCCGAGCTGGCCGAACTGGCTTCCGGGCTAACCAAGTCGATGGACAAACATGCCACCGATCGAGCGGCAGCAAAGTAG
- the rplT gene encoding 50S ribosomal protein L20 codes for MRTTTGSTRHKSKKRLFKRAKGFVGGRGRLTRSVKETLLRSGAYAFRDRRVKKRDFRKLWIIRLNAAARQHGIRYSEFIFGLKCAGIELDRKTLSEMAIHDEAGFKDVCDAVKKALETAPQPKHAEASA; via the coding sequence ATGCGTACCACAACCGGCTCAACCCGTCACAAGAGCAAGAAGCGTCTGTTCAAGCGAGCTAAAGGCTTCGTGGGCGGACGCGGCAGACTGACGCGCAGCGTTAAAGAAACGTTGCTGCGAAGTGGTGCCTACGCGTTCCGCGATCGTCGTGTAAAGAAACGCGACTTCCGTAAACTTTGGATCATTCGTTTGAACGCCGCCGCTCGCCAACACGGAATTCGCTACAGCGAATTCATCTTCGGCTTGAAGTGTGCAGGCATCGAATTGGACCGCAAAACGCTTTCGGAAATGGCGATCCATGACGAGGCGGGTTTCAAGGACGTTTGCGATGCCGTCAAAAAGGCACTCGAAACGGCTCCCCAACCCAAGCACGCCGAAGCATCGGCATAG
- a CDS encoding FmdB family zinc ribbon protein produces MPLYEFQCKSCDIIVEVLVRSPDSAGVPDDADCPGCGSHDLDRVFSLPASPSVKSGKSLPVAASGGDCGAPRCCVGGCQM; encoded by the coding sequence ATGCCGCTGTACGAATTTCAATGCAAGTCCTGTGACATCATCGTCGAAGTGTTGGTGCGATCACCGGATTCGGCCGGAGTCCCCGACGATGCTGACTGTCCCGGCTGTGGCAGCCACGATTTAGACCGCGTTTTCAGCTTGCCGGCGTCGCCATCCGTAAAGTCGGGCAAGTCATTGCCAGTGGCGGCCAGCGGCGGTGATTGCGGTGCGCCGCGGTGTTGTGTTGGCGGCTGCCAGATGTAG
- the pheS gene encoding phenylalanine--tRNA ligase subunit alpha — protein MSLKDFLTTLDQLESEAATAFESVADADSLEEARVRYLGAKKGALKDVQKQMGSIDPSDRKEAGMRLNAFKSNVQAAFEVSQGRLGGGDSSGIDLTFDPTLPGVRPKIGHIHPITQTITHLTEIMGRMGFEAAEGPEVEDPHHNFVALNIPEDHPARDPLDNFYLSTAQTLAKSGATKGIEGTQLLRSQTSTVQIRVMETNQPPIRVISLGRVYRPDAPDATHFPMFHQMEGLYVDRNVTMANLKTVLRVFATNYLGDDVEIRFRPSFFPFTEPSVEVDFFWNGTWIEFGGAGMVDPAVFEAVGYDPEVYSGFAFGLGVERLCMRRHSVTDIRDLYSGDLRFLSQF, from the coding sequence ATGTCGCTGAAGGACTTTCTGACCACTCTCGACCAACTTGAGAGTGAAGCCGCGACGGCATTCGAATCGGTCGCCGATGCCGACTCACTCGAAGAAGCTCGCGTGCGTTACCTGGGCGCCAAGAAGGGTGCCCTCAAAGACGTCCAGAAACAGATGGGCTCGATCGATCCAAGTGATCGAAAAGAAGCCGGCATGCGATTGAACGCGTTCAAGTCGAACGTTCAAGCCGCCTTCGAAGTCTCGCAAGGCCGTCTCGGCGGTGGCGACTCTAGCGGCATCGACCTTACGTTCGACCCCACGCTGCCAGGAGTTCGACCGAAGATCGGACACATCCACCCGATCACCCAAACGATCACGCACTTGACGGAGATCATGGGACGAATGGGTTTCGAAGCCGCCGAAGGCCCCGAAGTCGAAGACCCACACCACAACTTCGTCGCCCTGAACATTCCCGAAGACCATCCGGCTCGCGATCCGCTGGACAACTTCTATTTGTCGACGGCCCAGACGCTCGCAAAGAGCGGCGCGACGAAGGGCATCGAAGGCACACAGCTTCTGCGCAGCCAAACCAGCACCGTGCAGATTCGCGTGATGGAAACGAACCAGCCACCGATTCGCGTCATCTCGTTGGGCCGCGTTTACCGCCCCGACGCACCCGATGCCACGCACTTCCCGATGTTCCATCAGATGGAAGGCCTGTACGTCGATCGCAACGTGACGATGGCGAACTTGAAGACAGTGCTGCGTGTGTTTGCGACGAACTATTTGGGCGACGACGTCGAAATCCGCTTCCGCCCATCGTTCTTTCCGTTCACCGAACCGAGTGTCGAAGTCGACTTCTTTTGGAACGGAACGTGGATCGAGTTCGGCGGCGCCGGCATGGTCGATCCGGCTGTGTTTGAAGCCGTGGGATATGACCCGGAAGTTTACAGCGGGTTTGCATTCGGATTGGGTGTCGAACGGTTGTGTATGCGTCGTCACTCGGTAACCGACATTCGCGACCTGTACAGCGGCGACCTGCGTTTCTTAAGCCAGTTCTAA
- the rpmI gene encoding 50S ribosomal protein L35: MTKAKAKTKVKTHKGTKKRFRLSAKGKAMHRSSGTSHLAQALSSKRRRNLRGTTATHIHMEKTIQDALAGNSY; the protein is encoded by the coding sequence ATGACCAAGGCTAAAGCAAAAACCAAAGTCAAGACCCACAAGGGCACCAAGAAGCGTTTCCGCTTGAGCGCCAAGGGCAAAGCCATGCACCGCAGCAGCGGCACCAGCCACTTGGCTCAAGCCCTAAGCAGCAAGCGTCGCCGCAACCTTCGCGGAACGACTGCGACTCATATCCACATGGAAAAGACCATCCAAGACGCCCTCGCAGGCAACAGCTATTAG
- a CDS encoding RNA polymerase sigma factor, which yields MLRVRDDDASAFAELVQRYEGRLVRLMRTIGPRADLAEDLAQETFMRVFRARKTYEPGAKFSTWLFTIAGNVARNSARSLGRRHEVNEVDAPPGSQADTGAQLLASTALDASGLMPNRIVEGTERATIVRAAVDSLSERQRMAMMLSRFENMSYVEIAETMDLTTKAVKSLLSRARVNLKEALQSYIEGGGISANGGQTADDDQDDEVMS from the coding sequence ATGCTGCGCGTCCGTGATGATGACGCCAGCGCTTTTGCCGAGCTGGTCCAGCGTTACGAGGGCCGATTGGTAAGATTGATGCGAACGATCGGTCCCCGCGCTGACCTGGCCGAAGACTTGGCGCAAGAAACTTTCATGCGAGTCTTTCGAGCCCGAAAGACCTATGAACCAGGCGCCAAGTTTTCCACTTGGCTGTTCACCATCGCCGGCAACGTGGCGCGTAACTCTGCACGTTCGCTGGGGCGCCGGCACGAAGTTAACGAAGTGGACGCGCCGCCCGGCAGTCAAGCCGACACGGGGGCACAGTTGCTGGCATCGACGGCATTGGACGCAAGCGGTTTGATGCCGAACCGGATTGTCGAAGGCACCGAACGCGCCACCATCGTTCGTGCCGCGGTCGATTCATTGAGCGAACGACAACGGATGGCAATGATGCTGTCCCGATTCGAAAACATGAGCTATGTCGAGATCGCCGAGACGATGGACTTGACGACCAAGGCCGTGAAGTCGCTGCTAAGCCGGGCCCGTGTGAATCTGAAAGAAGCACTTCAATCTTATATCGAAGGCGGTGGTATTTCTGCCAACGGCGGGCAGACCGCGGACGATGACCAAGACGACGAGGTGATGTCGTGA
- a CDS encoding DUF1571 domain-containing protein translates to MNIERRHFIALFGSLFATSSAKQVFGQAPQFVEPVHRVAAVPSVEPTPAPSHAHPLDRALEIARSGLSGCRENVTDYTALLVKRERVDGTLGQHEFMEAKVRNRKVSGGQLIQPLSVYLNFVKPTSVKGREVIYVENRNDGNIVAHEGGFKGKFLPTVTIPATGMLAMRGQRYPMTEIGVENLIEKLIERGTRARQEPDVQCEFRKNARVKDRVCTVLQVTSPTKVEGLDFHQAQVFIDDALNLPVRYIAYDWPTREGAPLEVIEEYNYLDLKINVGLTDADFDPYNKQYGFYS, encoded by the coding sequence ATGAACATTGAACGTCGCCATTTTATCGCGCTCTTCGGATCGCTTTTCGCAACCTCATCGGCAAAGCAAGTCTTTGGCCAAGCTCCACAATTCGTCGAGCCCGTGCATCGCGTGGCGGCGGTTCCAAGTGTTGAGCCGACGCCGGCACCCAGCCACGCGCACCCGTTGGATCGCGCCCTCGAAATCGCTCGCAGCGGGCTGTCGGGCTGTCGCGAGAACGTGACCGACTACACGGCACTGTTGGTCAAACGAGAACGCGTTGACGGAACGCTGGGGCAACACGAATTCATGGAAGCGAAAGTTCGCAACCGCAAAGTTTCGGGTGGCCAACTCATTCAACCGCTCAGCGTCTACTTGAACTTCGTCAAGCCGACCAGCGTCAAGGGGCGCGAAGTCATCTACGTCGAAAACAGAAACGACGGCAACATTGTCGCGCATGAAGGCGGTTTCAAGGGCAAGTTCTTGCCAACGGTCACGATCCCTGCGACGGGGATGTTGGCGATGCGAGGACAACGCTATCCGATGACCGAAATCGGCGTCGAAAACTTGATCGAAAAGCTAATCGAGCGCGGCACACGAGCTCGTCAAGAACCCGATGTACAATGCGAATTCCGAAAGAACGCACGCGTGAAGGATCGCGTCTGCACGGTGCTTCAAGTGACCAGCCCGACGAAGGTCGAAGGCCTTGATTTTCATCAAGCACAGGTCTTCATCGACGACGCATTGAACTTGCCCGTTCGCTACATCGCATACGATTGGCCGACTCGCGAAGGTGCTCCGTTGGAAGTCATCGAAGAATACAACTACCTCGACTTGAAGATCAACGTCGGTCTAACCGATGCAGACTTTGACCCGTACAACAAACAGTACGGCTTCTACAGCTAG
- a CDS encoding trypsin-like serine peptidase has protein sequence MPNPDDSAGHSSGESEHPFLTAKGLRLQRLGRGGDDFGVPMSMPVYPVESGAYPSAIDPFDFAADKDKTIHNVRPSAAFPNIESLAQSPLTPYFQTRQVARPQANQLRAIGKLFIQISGDTRLPLASGSAWITGPSTIATAAHNLYDSTTRTWSRALEFHPGYDYYAADERPKCRVTGGYIPRDYLTNPATNLDIAICYVDRNIGDVIGTQIRTQVINEADFFDRNRVAIVGYPAGSGFDFGKQLWQSEGEYLFGQSNGPDGDFAPVMATNFGGGASGCPWLVEDKTAGPGKYVAIGVTSGHAKLRYGRGELNLNSLVSPYFGPRMFDALDGDQVFHEFDAG, from the coding sequence ATGCCCAACCCAGACGATTCGGCTGGCCATTCCTCCGGCGAGTCGGAACACCCGTTCTTGACTGCGAAAGGCTTACGTCTGCAGCGACTCGGACGCGGCGGCGATGACTTTGGCGTGCCGATGTCGATGCCGGTCTATCCGGTTGAATCAGGGGCGTACCCATCCGCGATCGACCCGTTCGACTTCGCGGCGGACAAGGACAAGACGATCCACAATGTTCGTCCGTCGGCCGCATTTCCAAACATCGAATCGCTGGCTCAATCGCCGCTAACGCCGTACTTTCAAACGCGCCAGGTCGCGCGCCCTCAAGCGAACCAATTGCGGGCGATCGGAAAGCTATTCATCCAGATTTCTGGTGACACTCGCTTGCCGCTGGCGTCGGGTTCGGCTTGGATCACGGGTCCAAGCACAATCGCGACGGCCGCCCACAACTTGTACGACTCAACCACACGTACATGGTCGCGGGCATTGGAGTTTCATCCGGGGTACGACTATTACGCGGCGGATGAACGCCCCAAGTGTCGTGTGACGGGCGGTTACATTCCGCGCGATTACTTGACCAATCCGGCAACCAATTTGGATATCGCGATTTGCTATGTCGATCGCAATATCGGTGATGTGATCGGAACCCAGATTCGTACCCAGGTCATCAACGAGGCCGACTTCTTTGATCGTAACCGCGTCGCCATCGTCGGCTATCCGGCCGGTAGCGGATTCGATTTCGGGAAACAGCTTTGGCAGAGCGAAGGCGAATACCTGTTCGGTCAATCGAACGGGCCGGACGGCGATTTCGCGCCAGTCATGGCAACCAATTTTGGTGGCGGTGCCAGCGGATGCCCGTGGTTGGTCGAAGACAAAACCGCCGGTCCCGGAAAGTACGTGGCGATCGGAGTCACATCGGGCCACGCGAAGTTGCGGTACGGGCGCGGTGAGTTGAACTTGAACTCACTCGTGTCGCCCTACTTTGGGCCGCGGATGTTCGACGCGCTCGATGGCGACCAAGTGTTCCACGAATTCGATGCGGGCTGA
- a CDS encoding NAD(P)H-hydrate epimerase, translating into MSTLPLSRDQVRRVDQISIEKYGIPGLILMENAGRAAAEVIHTVAPAGSIAILCGKGNNGGDGYVIARHLDIVGRKVKLFSTTGLSDLGGDAKINATIADNLGIEIEVCDRKDSLNAEAILAYSVIVDCLLGTGAVGNPRGRIADWVRIANASEAMRIAIDLPTGLDCDTGQANIPTFVADHTITMVAPKIGFNCGEGSTVVGKVHQVGIGIPCRVVDEAR; encoded by the coding sequence ATGAGTACGTTGCCGCTCTCGCGTGACCAAGTTCGTCGCGTCGACCAAATTTCGATCGAAAAGTACGGCATCCCGGGCCTGATCCTGATGGAGAATGCCGGTCGGGCGGCCGCCGAAGTCATTCACACGGTGGCTCCGGCCGGATCGATCGCCATTCTTTGTGGCAAAGGCAATAACGGAGGCGACGGTTACGTCATCGCCCGCCATTTGGACATCGTGGGTCGCAAAGTGAAACTGTTTTCCACCACGGGGCTGTCCGATCTCGGCGGTGACGCAAAGATCAATGCGACGATCGCCGACAATCTTGGAATTGAAATCGAAGTCTGCGATCGCAAGGACTCGCTAAATGCCGAAGCCATCCTCGCGTACTCGGTGATCGTGGACTGTTTGTTGGGCACCGGAGCGGTCGGCAATCCACGTGGCCGGATCGCCGACTGGGTTCGCATCGCCAACGCGTCCGAGGCGATGCGGATCGCGATCGACTTGCCCACAGGATTGGATTGTGACACGGGCCAGGCCAATATTCCAACCTTCGTGGCGGATCACACGATCACCATGGTAGCGCCAAAAATCGGCTTCAACTGTGGCGAGGGATCGACCGTCGTCGGAAAAGTTCACCAAGTCGGTATCGGCATCCCATGCCGAGTCGTTGACGAGGCAAGGTAG
- a CDS encoding anti-sigma factor family protein, which produces MTTMPVADDMPLDPDDELLVAYLDGELERADRTRLENRLLDESGLRSRLQQLQSGWDMLEELPDPAPSVKLVETTLELAVADLVAASPDRTSWFSRWRYPIGILGSCLATAVLAMGATALAKKYAFRNELQSLAIAENLDAYNQAVDLNLMRQLSRDDQWTRMLNATEKVDGVNEGEVKIADVAIDQREAAIESMSVPQRTQLYSRWERYKRLEGPDRDRIQEFAGVVSQQTDRETLLKTMKAYAVWRESLPAEMVDRIESSSGDAQKKAIADAIDRTMVSISERSSGKLSDDAIESIYFALRKILDQRLERMTPEIQTRIAELKDRFGSGQDASWGLLNLMFGHRDSRRRSPPSMAGGAFGERQDPLRQDELGVIRLMLSPSDLESLIASSGGGDPLLEAMTLKTWAEEAIRRKAPWPRRGDETMLSRYLDMPADDREAIELLPAEEMLRELSPPSRR; this is translated from the coding sequence GTGACGACGATGCCGGTCGCGGATGACATGCCGCTGGATCCCGATGACGAATTGCTTGTCGCTTACCTGGACGGCGAACTGGAACGAGCCGATCGCACTCGGTTGGAAAACCGATTGCTCGACGAGTCGGGTTTGCGTTCAAGGCTGCAGCAGTTGCAGTCAGGCTGGGACATGCTGGAAGAATTGCCCGATCCCGCACCGAGCGTCAAGCTGGTTGAAACGACATTGGAACTGGCCGTTGCTGACTTGGTCGCCGCCTCACCGGACCGAACATCCTGGTTCAGCCGATGGCGGTATCCGATCGGAATTTTGGGGTCCTGCTTGGCGACCGCCGTGTTGGCGATGGGCGCGACGGCGCTTGCAAAAAAATACGCGTTCCGCAACGAACTGCAAAGCTTGGCCATTGCCGAGAATCTGGATGCATACAACCAAGCTGTTGACTTAAATTTGATGCGTCAACTTTCGCGAGATGACCAATGGACGCGAATGCTCAACGCGACGGAGAAGGTAGACGGAGTGAACGAGGGCGAGGTCAAGATCGCCGATGTTGCGATCGATCAACGCGAAGCCGCCATCGAGTCGATGTCGGTACCCCAGCGGACTCAGCTCTACTCCCGCTGGGAAAGGTACAAGCGGCTGGAGGGACCCGATCGCGATCGGATCCAAGAATTTGCCGGTGTCGTTTCGCAGCAAACCGATCGCGAAACGCTGCTCAAAACAATGAAAGCGTATGCGGTTTGGCGTGAAAGCTTGCCAGCGGAAATGGTCGACCGCATTGAATCCAGCAGCGGTGACGCACAGAAAAAAGCAATTGCCGATGCAATCGATCGCACCATGGTTTCCATCTCCGAACGGTCCAGCGGCAAGCTGAGTGATGACGCGATCGAATCAATCTATTTCGCGCTGCGAAAAATATTGGACCAGCGACTCGAGCGGATGACGCCAGAGATTCAGACACGTATCGCGGAATTGAAAGACCGATTCGGAAGCGGGCAAGATGCGAGTTGGGGACTTCTCAACTTGATGTTTGGTCACCGTGACTCGCGTCGCCGTTCGCCGCCTTCCATGGCGGGCGGCGCGTTTGGCGAACGCCAGGATCCGCTGCGACAGGACGAACTTGGTGTGATTCGATTGATGTTGTCGCCCAGTGATTTGGAGTCGTTGATTGCATCAAGCGGTGGTGGTGATCCGCTGCTCGAAGCGATGACGTTGAAGACTTGGGCAGAGGAAGCCATCCGTCGCAAAGCACCTTGGCCTCGACGAGGCGACGAGACGATGCTGAGCCGCTATCTGGACATGCCCGCCGATGATCGCGAGGCAATCGAATTACTGCCGGCCGAAGAGATGCTTCGCGAATTGAGTCCGCCGTCTCGGCGATGA